The uncultured Methanomethylovorans sp. genome contains a region encoding:
- a CDS encoding thiamine pyrophosphate-dependent enzyme: MKQLFVSGHRGCAGCCDAMAAKFTLMGAGEDCIVVSPTGCLEVMTTPFPETSWNVPWIHSLFENAAAVASGIEAALIAMGKKGNTRIVTIGGDGATMDIGLQAISGAFERGHDFTYVCVDNEAYMNTGVQRSSGTPFDASTTTSPAGKVSFGNQRPKKNMPAIIAAHGSPYVATTSLGYAKDMISKVKKATETPGPTYIHCHAPCTTGWGFDTSKTVEVAQMAVKTGLWPLFEMENGEVTKVRKIGKAAPVEDYLKMQSRFKHLFSKEGGAEEIAKIQAIADKNIEYYGL; encoded by the coding sequence ATGAAACAGCTTTTCGTTTCAGGACACAGGGGATGTGCAGGTTGCTGTGATGCAATGGCTGCCAAATTCACACTTATGGGTGCAGGTGAGGATTGCATAGTAGTCAGTCCTACAGGTTGCCTTGAGGTTATGACAACTCCGTTCCCTGAGACATCATGGAACGTACCGTGGATACACTCCCTGTTTGAGAATGCTGCTGCAGTTGCTTCAGGCATAGAAGCCGCATTGATAGCTATGGGTAAGAAGGGCAATACAAGGATCGTAACCATTGGTGGTGACGGTGCAACCATGGATATTGGTCTGCAGGCCATTTCAGGAGCTTTTGAAAGAGGACATGACTTCACTTACGTCTGTGTGGACAATGAAGCTTACATGAATACAGGAGTTCAGAGAAGCAGTGGAACGCCATTTGACGCTTCAACCACCACAAGTCCTGCCGGAAAGGTTTCCTTTGGTAACCAAAGGCCTAAAAAGAACATGCCTGCAATCATTGCAGCACATGGTTCACCATACGTGGCTACCACATCTCTGGGATATGCAAAAGACATGATCTCCAAGGTGAAGAAGGCCACTGAAACCCCAGGTCCAACATATATACACTGCCACGCCCCCTGTACAACAGGCTGGGGATTCGACACTTCCAAGACTGTAGAAGTTGCACAAATGGCTGTTAAAACCGGTCTGTGGCCACTGTTCGAAATGGAGAACGGCGAGGTCACCAAGGTGAGGAAGATCGGTAAAGCTGCACCAGTTGAAGATTATCTCAAGATGCAGAGCCGTTTCAAGCATCTATTTAGCAAGGAAGGCGGTGCAGAAGAGATAGCCAAGATACAAGCTATTGCTGACAAGAACATCGAGTACTACGGGCTTTGA
- the porD gene encoding pyruvate synthase subunit PorD translates to MKIPIGGVCEPGTTMVNKTGGWRTYRPVYDYEKCIKCKLCELLCPDMSVFPKEDGYFQFNYDYCKGCGICANECPKSAITMVLEEK, encoded by the coding sequence ATGAAGATACCAATTGGAGGTGTCTGTGAACCTGGTACTACAATGGTCAACAAGACAGGTGGCTGGAGGACCTACAGACCTGTCTACGACTATGAAAAATGTATCAAATGTAAGCTTTGTGAACTGCTTTGTCCGGATATGTCCGTTTTTCCCAAAGAGGATGGATATTTCCAGTTCAATTATGATTACTGTAAAGGATGCGGTATATGCGCTAACGAATGTCCGAAAAGCGCTATAACCATGGTACTGGAGGAGAAGTAA
- the porA gene encoding pyruvate synthase subunit PorA — MTPKGDLKMDKMVVVEGSYAVAHAVKVCRPNVISAYPITPQTHIVEDLAQFIADGEIKNCECINVESEFSALSALVGSSATGARSYSATTSQGLELMHEVLFNVAGMRLPIVMTVANRAVSAPINIWNDHQDAISQRDTGWIQLYGENLQEVSDMTAQAFKIAEDEDVLMPAMVCMDGFILSHVYEPLVMLEQDLTDEYLPTYKPLNVLDPKKPLSFGAFADPNYYTEFRYMQQKAMTNALKKIENAADEFYDLFGRYYGGLIDEYQTEDADIILMAMGSIIGTIKDTIDKLRQKGVKVGLLKVRAFRPFPAEAIRKAVKDAKIVVVLDKNISLGLNEGALFTETKSCLYNTSNHVPVVGYMIGHGGRDIRMSTIENIISEAQEVMKSGIKVESQFTDVREELL, encoded by the coding sequence ATGACACCAAAAGGAGATCTAAAAATGGATAAAATGGTCGTCGTTGAGGGATCTTATGCTGTGGCACATGCTGTGAAGGTATGTAGGCCAAATGTAATATCCGCCTACCCTATCACCCCCCAGACCCATATAGTGGAAGACTTGGCTCAGTTCATTGCCGATGGAGAGATAAAGAACTGTGAGTGCATCAATGTAGAATCTGAATTCTCTGCACTTTCTGCACTTGTGGGATCTTCTGCTACCGGTGCAAGGAGTTATTCCGCCACTACCTCACAGGGTCTTGAGCTAATGCATGAAGTTTTGTTCAATGTGGCAGGTATGAGGCTACCCATCGTCATGACAGTTGCCAACAGGGCTGTCAGCGCACCCATCAACATTTGGAATGATCACCAGGATGCAATATCCCAAAGAGATACTGGCTGGATCCAGTTGTACGGTGAGAACCTGCAAGAAGTCTCTGATATGACTGCTCAGGCATTCAAAATAGCTGAGGATGAAGACGTGCTTATGCCAGCCATGGTATGTATGGATGGATTCATCCTGTCTCATGTGTATGAGCCCCTTGTGATGCTGGAGCAGGACCTTACTGACGAATACCTGCCGACCTACAAACCTTTGAATGTACTTGATCCTAAGAAACCATTGAGTTTTGGCGCCTTTGCAGATCCTAACTATTACACAGAGTTCAGATATATGCAGCAGAAGGCCATGACAAATGCTCTGAAGAAGATAGAGAATGCAGCTGATGAGTTCTATGATCTGTTCGGAAGGTACTACGGTGGTCTTATTGATGAGTACCAGACAGAAGATGCAGATATCATTCTCATGGCAATGGGTTCCATTATAGGTACTATTAAAGATACCATTGACAAATTGAGGCAGAAAGGCGTAAAAGTAGGATTGCTGAAGGTAAGAGCTTTCAGACCATTCCCTGCAGAAGCTATAAGAAAAGCTGTCAAAGATGCAAAGATCGTTGTTGTTCTTGATAAAAACATCTCATTGGGACTTAACGAAGGTGCTCTTTTCACTGAAACCAAATCCTGCCTATATAACACCAGTAACCATGTGCCTGTTGTAGGTTACATGATAGGTCACGGAGGTCGTGACATACGCATGAGCACGATAGAGAATATTATATCTGAGGCTCAGGAAGTAATGAAGTCTGGTATCAAGGTCGAAAGTCAGTTCACTGATGTGAGGGAGGAACTATTATGA
- the nth gene encoding endonuclease III — MNNKEKVPGNTHNFEHIFALLKQKYPDAAPALHFSSPLELLIATILSAQCTDKQVNQVTQSLFKKYRSLEDFAGADVSEFGQEIYSTGFYNQKAKHIIESAQIMLSDFGGQVPNTMEDLLQLPGVGRKTANIVLSRAFGKIEGIAVDTHVKRLSNRLGFTQNEEPEKIEKDLMRIAKREDLETLSMTLILHGRNVCIARNPKCVECVVKELCPSSRV; from the coding sequence ATGAATAATAAGGAAAAGGTCCCAGGCAACACTCACAATTTTGAGCATATTTTTGCACTCCTCAAGCAGAAGTACCCCGATGCTGCTCCTGCACTGCATTTTAGTTCACCTTTGGAATTGCTGATAGCTACTATCCTCTCAGCCCAGTGTACAGACAAACAGGTGAACCAGGTTACTCAGTCTCTTTTCAAAAAGTATCGCAGTCTGGAAGACTTCGCTGGTGCGGATGTATCGGAATTTGGCCAGGAAATATATTCCACAGGCTTCTACAATCAGAAAGCAAAGCACATCATAGAGAGTGCTCAGATTATGCTCTCAGATTTCGGAGGCCAGGTGCCGAATACCATGGAAGACCTGCTACAGCTTCCTGGAGTTGGAAGAAAGACTGCCAACATTGTGCTTTCCAGAGCCTTTGGAAAAATAGAGGGAATTGCAGTGGACACGCATGTGAAAAGGCTATCAAATCGTTTAGGTTTTACTCAAAACGAAGAGCCTGAAAAGATAGAGAAGGACCTTATGAGAATAGCAAAAAGAGAGGATCTGGAAACGCTTTCCATGACCCTGATCCTGCACGGGCGCAATGTGTGTATAGCCCGGAATCCTAAATGCGTGGAATGCGTGGTAAAAGAATTGTGTCCATCGAGCAGAGTGTAA
- a CDS encoding pyruvate ferredoxin oxidoreductase subunit gamma, which translates to MKEIRIHGRGGQGSVTAAELLAVAAFADGKFSQAFPAFGVERRGAPVQAFTRINDEPIRLRSQIYEPDYVIVQDPTLIEVVDVAGGLKEDGTIIINSDFDPSHFKLDTKAKVVTVNATKIALDIIGRPIVNTVLLGAFAGATGEIRPESIKKAVKERFPGKVGDRNAEAIQQAYDMMMEAKA; encoded by the coding sequence ATGAAAGAGATACGAATACACGGTCGGGGAGGTCAAGGTTCGGTCACTGCTGCCGAGCTCTTAGCCGTTGCAGCCTTTGCTGATGGTAAATTCAGCCAGGCGTTTCCAGCTTTCGGAGTAGAAAGAAGAGGAGCACCTGTACAGGCATTCACAAGGATAAATGACGAACCAATTAGGCTTAGAAGCCAGATATATGAGCCTGATTACGTAATAGTACAGGATCCAACTCTCATAGAGGTAGTGGATGTTGCAGGTGGCTTGAAGGAAGATGGTACGATAATTATTAACAGTGACTTTGACCCATCACACTTCAAACTTGACACTAAGGCTAAAGTTGTAACCGTCAATGCTACAAAGATTGCACTGGACATAATTGGCAGACCAATAGTAAATACAGTGTTACTGGGAGCTTTTGCAGGAGCTACCGGGGAGATAAGGCCTGAGTCGATTAAGAAGGCTGTAAAAGAAAGATTCCCTGGTAAAGTGGGAGATAGGAACGCTGAGGCTATCCAGCAGGCTTACGATATGATGATGGAGGCTAAAGCATGA
- a CDS encoding flavodoxin family protein, with protein MKVLAINSSPRMEKGNTAMILNPFLEGMKEAGAEVDLFYTRKLNINPCTGEFNCWFKTPGECYQDDDMQLLYPKIKQADVFVFASPLYSDGFNGPMKNLIDRMIPELDPSLELRDDRCRHPHRGVAKDRKMVLVSNCGFWEMENFDSLLAHMQAICKNASFEFAGALLRPHGESMPIMIQMGVPIDDIFEAAKDAGRQLVNEGRISQKSLDIIGRELSPRDMFIENYNQYCKQIMDSLGK; from the coding sequence ATGAAAGTTTTAGCAATTAACTCAAGTCCCAGAATGGAGAAGGGTAATACTGCTATGATACTGAACCCTTTTCTTGAAGGAATGAAAGAAGCAGGGGCAGAGGTAGACCTCTTCTATACGAGAAAGCTCAATATCAATCCCTGCACAGGAGAATTCAATTGTTGGTTCAAAACGCCGGGGGAGTGTTATCAGGATGATGATATGCAACTGCTATACCCGAAGATAAAGCAAGCAGATGTGTTTGTGTTTGCCTCGCCGCTTTATTCTGATGGGTTCAACGGTCCTATGAAGAACTTAATCGATAGGATGATTCCAGAACTTGATCCTTCTCTGGAGCTGCGTGATGATCGCTGTCGTCATCCTCATCGTGGGGTTGCTAAGGACCGAAAGATGGTATTGGTTTCCAACTGTGGTTTCTGGGAGATGGAGAATTTTGATTCCCTGCTTGCTCACATGCAGGCCATTTGCAAGAATGCATCATTTGAGTTTGCTGGGGCACTGCTGCGCCCACATGGTGAAAGCATGCCAATTATGATACAGATGGGTGTGCCGATAGATGACATCTTCGAGGCTGCAAAAGATGCAGGTCGCCAGCTAGTAAACGAAGGTAGGATATCACAGAAGAGTCTTGACATCATAGGCCGTGAACTTTCGCCACGCGATATGTTTATTGAAAACTATAATCAGTATTGCAAGCAGATTATGGATTCATTAGGAAAATAA